From the genome of Rhodobacteraceae bacterium Araon29, one region includes:
- a CDS encoding MFS transporter, which yields MQFFTFLKNNLAWLGAGALLAFLSSFGQTFFISIFSGHIRAEFGLSHAAWGGIYSLGTGASAIVMIWAGISSDYIRTRTLGTVVIIALAFSSIAMANLYVVALLPVIIFSLRLLGQGMCSHLAVVAMSRWFVASRGRALSIAGMGYSVAEASLPLLFVFLMGFMHWRSLWWVAAFVLILAIPILRHLLSKERAPQSVARDAMSLGMKNRHWTRSETLRHPLFWCMVPALLGPSAFSTAFFFQQVHFSEVKEWEHITLVSFFPFFTGSSVLMMVLSGWALDRFGTARLIGFYQLPMICAFLCFALGNGLAVFVFGLFFLSMTSGSNATLPNAFWAEFYGTKHLGALKSMAAAIMVLGSAIGPGITGVLIDLDIGLETQYIWVSGFFVFATIFMLIGMVLYGKDVKSNTLQES from the coding sequence ATGCAGTTTTTTACGTTCTTAAAAAATAACCTTGCTTGGCTTGGGGCAGGCGCGTTGCTGGCTTTTTTATCCAGCTTTGGGCAAACCTTTTTTATATCAATCTTTTCTGGTCATATCCGAGCGGAATTTGGACTTTCACATGCTGCTTGGGGCGGCATTTATTCATTGGGAACAGGGGCCTCTGCCATTGTGATGATTTGGGCCGGTATTTCAAGCGATTATATTCGAACCCGAACTCTTGGAACCGTTGTCATTATTGCCTTGGCCTTTTCGTCTATCGCGATGGCTAATCTGTATGTGGTGGCTCTATTGCCCGTGATTATTTTTTCCCTTCGCTTGTTGGGGCAGGGGATGTGTTCTCACTTGGCGGTTGTTGCAATGTCACGGTGGTTTGTTGCCAGTCGCGGTAGAGCCTTGTCCATTGCGGGAATGGGCTATTCTGTGGCGGAGGCCAGCTTGCCCCTATTATTTGTGTTTTTGATGGGCTTTATGCATTGGCGCAGTTTATGGTGGGTTGCTGCCTTTGTTCTCATTTTGGCGATCCCAATTTTGCGCCATCTACTTAGCAAAGAACGTGCGCCTCAATCTGTGGCACGAGATGCAATGTCTTTGGGTATGAAAAACCGTCATTGGACACGTTCTGAGACCCTGAGGCATCCCCTGTTTTGGTGCATGGTTCCCGCACTTCTAGGGCCAAGCGCATTTTCAACGGCGTTCTTTTTTCAACAAGTTCATTTTTCCGAAGTTAAAGAGTGGGAGCATATCACGCTGGTGAGTTTTTTCCCATTTTTCACTGGATCATCAGTTTTGATGATGGTGCTTTCTGGATGGGCACTTGATCGCTTTGGGACAGCTCGGCTTATCGGCTTTTATCAATTGCCAATGATTTGCGCATTTTTATGTTTTGCACTTGGCAACGGACTCGCTGTGTTTGTGTTTGGGCTGTTTTTCCTATCGATGACTTCCGGGTCAAATGCAACTTTGCCCAATGCATTTTGGGCAGAGTTTTACGGAACCAAGCATCTTGGGGCGCTTAAGTCTATGGCCGCGGCTATCATGGTTTTGGGATCAGCTATTGGACCCGGTATCACAGGGGTGCTCATTGACTTGGATATAGGATTAGAAACGCAATATATATGGGTGAGTGGGTTCTTTGTTTTTGCAACGATCTTTATGCTCATAGGTATGGTACTTTACGGTAAAGATGTAAAATCTAACACTCTTCAAGAAAGCTAA
- a CDS encoding ROK family protein, protein MGEKLKLVADIGGTNTRVGLSQNSQLLRQSIQKFPNANVKSLENILVHYLNEQKLDTVSDVCVAIAGPVRNDTAQMTNLSWEITKDSLARATGAKTVGLLNDLQAQGYALDHLSEDQLLPVTGKRHSGSKETKLVCGIGTGFNACTVISSSHGIVVPPAEAGHYRLPAANQQQKEIVNMIEAKYGFASVENILSGNGLVELNEYFCPQTPRSAQKVIQDATEGSCEAQEVIGVFGAFMGSILGDLALITLPFGGIYIIGGVARAVFPFLNEQNFISSFCDKGRFSEFNSEFAVHIVDDDFAALNGCVSFLEEC, encoded by the coding sequence ATGGGTGAAAAACTTAAATTGGTAGCTGATATTGGTGGAACCAACACCCGTGTTGGACTGTCTCAAAACTCTCAGTTATTGCGTCAAAGCATACAGAAATTTCCCAATGCCAACGTTAAATCACTTGAAAATATACTAGTACACTATCTGAACGAGCAAAAATTGGACACAGTATCCGACGTCTGTGTGGCAATTGCAGGTCCGGTGCGAAACGATACTGCTCAAATGACAAACTTGTCGTGGGAAATTACAAAAGACAGTTTGGCACGCGCTACAGGCGCAAAAACAGTTGGCCTATTAAATGATTTACAGGCTCAGGGATATGCACTGGATCATTTGTCTGAGGATCAGTTGCTGCCTGTGACTGGCAAAAGACACTCAGGTTCGAAAGAAACAAAACTGGTTTGCGGTATCGGCACGGGCTTTAATGCCTGTACAGTTATTTCCTCCTCACATGGAATTGTCGTGCCCCCGGCTGAAGCGGGGCATTATCGACTGCCCGCTGCCAATCAACAACAAAAAGAAATCGTTAATATGATTGAAGCGAAGTACGGGTTTGCTTCTGTAGAAAATATTTTATCAGGGAATGGCTTGGTTGAATTAAATGAGTATTTCTGCCCTCAGACTCCGCGTAGCGCCCAAAAAGTTATTCAGGATGCCACAGAAGGATCCTGCGAAGCGCAAGAGGTTATTGGTGTATTCGGAGCCTTCATGGGATCAATTTTGGGGGACTTGGCCCTAATTACGCTGCCATTTGGTGGAATATACATCATTGGCGGCGTTGCACGTGCTGTCTTTCCCTTTTTAAATGAACAAAACTTTATCTCTAGTTTTTGCGATAAAGGTAGATTCAGTGAATTTAACTCTGAGTTCGCGGTTCACATCGTGGATGATGATTTTGCAGCGCTTAACGGCTGCGTTAGCTTTCTTGAAGAGTGTTAG
- the uvrA gene encoding excinuclease ABC subunit UvrA codes for MADLKFIEVRGAREHNLKSIDVDIPRDQLVVITGLSGSGKSSLAFDTIYAEGQRRYVESLSAYARQFLDMMEKPDVDHISGLSPAISIEQKTTSKNPRSTVGTVTEIYDYMRLLFARAGTPYSPTTGLPIEAQQVQDMVDRVMAMPEGTRAYLLAPIVRDRKGEYRKEFLELRKQGFQRVKVDNQFYDLEDPPVLDKNFRHFIDVVVDRIVVREGIEARLADSFRTALDLADGIAVLETAPTDEEAERHTFSENFACPESGFTISEIEPRLFSFNAPFGACPDCDGLGVELFFDERLVVPDQTLKIRDGALAPWRKGKSPYFLQTIEALANHYGFAADARWKDLTQKVQQVFLYGSGEEEINFRYDEGGRVYQVKRVFEGIIPNMERRYRETDSNWVREEFENYQNNRPCGSCGGYRLRPEALAVKLAKLHVGEVVNMSIKEAFGWCAELPNHLSAQKNEIAATILKEIRERLGFLNNVGLEYLTLSRNAGTLSGGESQRIRLASQIGSGLTGVLYVLDEPSIGLHQRDNGRLLTTLKNLRDQGNTVIVVEHDEEAIRDADYVFDIGPGAGVYGGEVVSHGSPDHISADKNSITGQYLSGQRSIAVPNERREGNKKSIKVVNATGNNLQSLTVDFPLGKFVCVTGVSGGGKSTLTIETLFKTASMRLNGAKQTPAPCETIKGLEYLDKVIDIDQRPIGRTPRSNPATYTGAFTPIREWFSGMPEAKTRGYKPGRFSFNVKGGRCEACQGDGVIKIEMHFLPDVYVTCETCHGARYNRETLEIKFKGKSIADVLDMTVEEAQSFFQAVPSIREKMDALLRVGLGYIKVGQQATTLSGGEAQRVKLSKELSKRATGRTLYILDEPTTGLHFEDVRKLLEVLHELVDAGNSVVVIEHNLDVVKTADWIIDIGPEGGDGGGQLVGMGTPETLAENEKSYTGYYLKDILSPKKVAAE; via the coding sequence ATGGCCGACTTAAAGTTTATTGAGGTTCGCGGAGCGCGCGAACATAATTTAAAGTCTATTGATGTGGATATTCCGAGAGATCAACTTGTTGTTATTACAGGTTTATCTGGGTCGGGAAAATCATCTTTGGCATTTGATACGATCTATGCGGAAGGCCAACGGCGCTATGTCGAATCGCTGAGCGCTTATGCCCGCCAATTTTTGGATATGATGGAAAAGCCTGATGTGGACCACATATCCGGTTTAAGCCCTGCAATCTCTATCGAGCAGAAAACAACAAGCAAAAACCCCCGCTCTACCGTTGGTACGGTCACCGAAATCTATGATTATATGCGCTTACTATTTGCCCGGGCAGGGACACCTTATAGCCCAACGACGGGTCTTCCAATCGAAGCTCAGCAGGTGCAAGATATGGTGGACCGAGTTATGGCAATGCCAGAAGGCACGCGCGCCTATCTTCTGGCCCCAATTGTGCGCGATCGCAAAGGCGAATATCGCAAAGAATTTTTGGAATTGCGTAAACAGGGTTTCCAGCGTGTAAAGGTTGATAATCAATTTTATGATTTAGAAGACCCACCTGTTTTGGACAAGAATTTCCGCCACTTTATTGACGTGGTTGTGGACCGGATCGTGGTTCGAGAGGGCATTGAAGCCCGGCTTGCCGACAGTTTTCGCACTGCGCTTGATTTAGCCGATGGAATTGCAGTTTTGGAAACCGCCCCAACAGATGAAGAAGCAGAGCGTCACACATTCAGTGAAAATTTTGCCTGTCCAGAAAGTGGTTTTACGATTTCTGAAATTGAGCCGCGCCTGTTTTCGTTTAATGCGCCTTTTGGGGCTTGCCCGGACTGTGACGGACTTGGTGTAGAATTGTTTTTTGATGAACGGTTGGTGGTGCCGGATCAAACTTTGAAAATCCGAGACGGAGCACTTGCGCCCTGGCGCAAAGGCAAAAGCCCCTATTTTCTGCAAACCATCGAAGCTCTTGCAAATCATTATGGGTTTGCCGCGGATGCAAGATGGAAAGATCTGACCCAAAAGGTGCAACAGGTTTTCCTTTATGGATCCGGTGAAGAAGAAATTAATTTTCGCTATGATGAAGGTGGTCGGGTTTATCAAGTTAAACGCGTGTTTGAGGGAATTATCCCAAACATGGAGCGTAGGTACCGCGAAACTGATAGTAACTGGGTGCGTGAAGAGTTTGAAAATTATCAAAATAATCGCCCGTGTGGAAGCTGTGGGGGATATCGGTTGCGACCCGAAGCCTTGGCTGTAAAATTGGCGAAGTTACATGTCGGTGAAGTCGTGAACATGTCGATAAAAGAGGCCTTTGGGTGGTGTGCCGAATTACCAAACCACTTAAGCGCCCAGAAAAATGAAATTGCGGCAACTATTTTAAAGGAAATTCGCGAACGGCTGGGATTTCTGAATAACGTTGGCCTTGAGTATTTAACCCTAAGCCGCAATGCAGGCACTTTGTCGGGCGGGGAAAGCCAACGTATTCGGCTTGCCAGTCAAATAGGTAGTGGGCTCACAGGCGTGCTTTATGTTTTAGACGAGCCATCCATAGGGCTGCATCAGCGTGATAATGGACGGTTGCTCACCACTCTTAAAAACCTTCGAGATCAAGGCAATACTGTTATTGTTGTTGAGCACGACGAAGAAGCTATCCGTGATGCGGACTATGTTTTTGATATAGGGCCGGGCGCTGGCGTTTACGGCGGTGAAGTGGTCAGCCATGGCTCGCCCGATCATATTTCAGCTGATAAAAATTCAATTACTGGTCAATACCTTAGTGGTCAAAGATCCATAGCTGTTCCCAATGAGCGCCGAGAAGGCAATAAAAAGTCGATAAAAGTGGTTAATGCTACTGGTAACAATCTGCAATCGCTTACGGTTGATTTTCCCTTGGGCAAATTTGTCTGCGTTACCGGCGTGTCAGGTGGGGGGAAATCCACTCTTACAATAGAAACACTGTTTAAAACCGCGTCGATGCGTTTAAATGGGGCAAAGCAAACCCCAGCACCGTGTGAAACCATAAAAGGGTTGGAATATCTCGATAAGGTTATTGATATTGATCAACGCCCAATCGGCCGGACACCGCGATCAAATCCAGCCACCTATACAGGGGCCTTTACGCCGATACGCGAATGGTTTTCGGGAATGCCCGAGGCAAAAACCCGAGGCTATAAGCCGGGGCGATTTAGCTTTAATGTAAAAGGTGGCCGCTGCGAGGCCTGTCAGGGTGATGGTGTTATCAAAATTGAAATGCACTTTTTGCCCGATGTCTATGTGACCTGCGAGACCTGCCACGGTGCGCGTTATAATCGCGAAACACTTGAGATTAAATTCAAGGGCAAGAGCATTGCGGACGTTCTTGATATGACGGTGGAAGAGGCGCAGAGCTTTTTCCAAGCTGTGCCGTCCATTCGCGAAAAAATGGATGCTCTTTTACGGGTCGGACTGGGCTACATAAAAGTGGGTCAGCAAGCCACCACATTGTCTGGGGGCGAGGCACAGCGGGTAAAGTTATCGAAAGAGCTGTCAAAAAGAGCCACCGGACGGACGCTTTATATTCTTGATGAACCAACGACCGGTTTACACTTTGAAGATGTTCGTAAGCTTCTAGAGGTGCTGCATGAATTAGTTGATGCAGGCAATTCAGTGGTTGTGATTGAACATAATTTAGATGTGGTGAAAACCGCTGATTGGATTATTGATATTGGTCCCGAGGGCGGTGATGGCGGCGGCCAATTGGTCGGCATGGGAACGCCAGAAACGCTTGCAGAAAACGAAAAAAGCTATACGGGCTATTATCTTAAAGACATTCTTAGTCCGAAAAAAGTAGCTGCCGAATAG
- a CDS encoding oxidoreductase: MSPSVSDARLSAHRVDITLSDGRRILVEGATALPAVLALVEGLMV, encoded by the coding sequence ATGTCGCCGTCGGTGTCGGATGCCCGACTGTCGGCGCATCGGGTTGATATCACTTTGTCGGATGGTCGGCGTATATTGGTGGAAGGTGCGACGGCATTGCCTGCTGTTTTGGCTTTGGTCGAAGGATTGATGGTTTGA
- a CDS encoding ferritin-like family protein, producing the protein MTTSDLRSKYDVQWITDTMQSAVALEQATLPLYLSAMFSLEVQNYTTYNLIRSVVMEEMVHMAIACNILSAMGVKPSIKTLNPGGPSKGLPGGAEPDSQVIFAKLSKPQLKNFLRLEAPTFLLPEKYGREDYPSIGALYGQIKAAMRDNADEINTTARKVLAAPADTYPNQVGDNIGFTTFTLDDPRMPVEQFLDGIDEIIEQGEGSDAEDLYAEDYEGEESHYARFAEIYFGAKMQVPASKPKLTPETEAEFFKGHPVPWPVVTNVLAVPSDGYDALLNADPNGAEVRKTIENFDNTYVSIMDDLDAMWNGPAAQSWSSFGKAVASMTDMRVLSCFYIMRHQIPAELIAKLPRFYGSEEAATLAEYTDLSQPVFYGPRFYNSNAS; encoded by the coding sequence ATGACAACAAGCGACCTGCGTTCGAAATATGATGTTCAGTGGATCACTGATACGATGCAATCCGCGGTAGCGCTCGAACAGGCGACGTTACCGTTATACCTGTCTGCGATGTTCTCGCTCGAGGTGCAGAACTATACCACTTACAATCTGATCCGGTCGGTGGTGATGGAAGAAATGGTCCATATGGCCATCGCCTGCAATATTCTGTCGGCGATGGGCGTTAAGCCATCCATCAAGACATTAAACCCAGGCGGGCCATCTAAAGGGTTGCCCGGTGGCGCCGAGCCTGACTCGCAGGTCATATTTGCGAAACTGTCAAAGCCACAGCTTAAGAACTTCCTGCGCCTGGAGGCGCCCACTTTCCTGTTGCCGGAGAAATACGGTCGGGAAGATTACCCTTCAATCGGTGCGCTCTATGGTCAGATCAAAGCGGCGATGCGGGACAATGCGGATGAAATCAACACCACAGCCCGCAAGGTTTTAGCGGCCCCAGCGGACACATATCCCAATCAGGTAGGCGACAATATCGGGTTCACCACATTCACGCTGGATGATCCGCGCATGCCGGTTGAGCAGTTTCTGGATGGTATTGATGAGATCATTGAGCAGGGCGAAGGATCAGATGCAGAGGATCTTTATGCCGAAGACTACGAAGGCGAAGAAAGCCATTATGCCCGGTTTGCCGAGATTTATTTTGGTGCAAAAATGCAAGTCCCGGCGTCGAAACCCAAACTGACCCCCGAAACCGAAGCTGAGTTTTTCAAAGGTCACCCGGTGCCCTGGCCAGTGGTCACGAATGTGCTGGCCGTGCCTTCCGACGGTTATGATGCGTTGCTGAACGCCGATCCAAACGGCGCCGAGGTGCGCAAGACGATCGAGAATTTCGATAATACCTATGTCAGCATCATGGATGATCTGGATGCGATGTGGAACGGGCCTGCGGCCCAGTCCTGGTCTAGTTTTGGAAAGGCTGTGGCATCGATGACGGATATGCGGGTGCTGTCATGCTTTTACATCATGCGCCATCAGATCCCTGCCGAGCTGATTGCAAAGCTTCCAAGATTTTATGGCAGTGAAGAGGCCGCGACACTGGCCGAATACACCGACCTGAGCCAACCCGTTTTCTACGGGCCGCGTTTTTACAACTCCAACGCAAGCTAG
- a CDS encoding phosphoesterase, whose product MAGHSDAGAQLPEYPAGTPRHIMTQAIHNYENPDLARLKAAAAHVVATTTDHDPRAGVPIDHPLLRGVDDYAAHALKGKTIPRPATTDASDPEAAAYLAYLMHHKAHAGFTLNKKIESDLQAQLDRFTFGNPDWQRMFDQYVAYFWAYPGHTGGVLDYRSWRDPKYGNGDLNFGTIEWCLPSNATVALIGDIGTGVDIAARVLASALSFKPDVILHVGDVYYSGTQWEFDHYFVGLLKAAFDAAGHAPPVYTLPGNHEYFSGAFPYFKCLDSRTLVHSPDQSQRASFFKLTTEDGGWQFLGMDTGYHGHYMGVKGDKLAKALKAMGVNPKDVRDPVKPPEMVHLRPDEVDWHRYHLGQFQGRSILFGHHQLYSANQKVGADPTSPDDYARPGVNIALWQAMGPYFDKVAAWFWGHEHNLCIFEDDYRPEGRPAPSEAPDDPWKTLHKGRCIGHSAIPVAEKETPYKANNPVPLIPDTQLAMTGGWYNRGYQILKLNGAGKAAHCSYYQINGADPKPIKIYSENIS is encoded by the coding sequence ATGGCCGGGCATTCCGATGCAGGCGCCCAATTGCCTGAATATCCAGCTGGTACGCCCCGGCACATCATGACCCAGGCGATACATAATTATGAAAACCCGGATCTGGCACGGTTGAAAGCAGCGGCGGCCCATGTGGTGGCCACAACCACGGATCATGACCCGCGCGCTGGCGTGCCCATTGATCACCCATTGCTGCGCGGCGTGGATGATTATGCGGCACATGCCCTGAAAGGCAAGACGATCCCCCGCCCGGCAACCACCGATGCCAGTGATCCTGAAGCTGCCGCTTATCTGGCCTATCTGATGCATCACAAAGCCCACGCGGGATTTACCCTGAATAAGAAGATAGAATCCGACCTGCAGGCGCAGCTTGACCGCTTCACCTTTGGCAATCCGGACTGGCAGCGGATGTTTGACCAATATGTCGCCTATTTCTGGGCCTATCCGGGGCATACCGGCGGGGTTCTGGATTATCGATCATGGCGCGATCCGAAATACGGGAATGGTGACCTGAATTTCGGTACGATCGAGTGGTGCTTGCCATCGAATGCAACCGTGGCGCTGATTGGTGATATCGGGACCGGAGTGGATATTGCAGCGAGGGTTTTGGCCTCTGCACTGTCATTCAAACCGGACGTCATATTGCATGTGGGCGATGTTTATTATTCCGGCACCCAATGGGAGTTTGACCACTACTTTGTGGGCCTGTTGAAAGCGGCATTTGATGCAGCTGGTCATGCGCCGCCGGTTTATACACTGCCTGGCAATCACGAATATTTTTCGGGAGCGTTTCCCTATTTCAAATGTCTGGACAGCAGGACGCTTGTTCATAGCCCTGATCAATCTCAGCGGGCGAGTTTCTTTAAGCTGACAACCGAAGATGGCGGTTGGCAATTTCTTGGCATGGATACCGGATATCACGGGCATTACATGGGCGTTAAAGGTGATAAACTGGCCAAAGCGCTTAAGGCGATGGGCGTGAATCCAAAAGACGTGCGTGATCCGGTGAAGCCACCTGAAATGGTGCATCTCAGACCCGATGAAGTAGACTGGCATCGCTATCATCTTGGCCAGTTCCAGGGTCGGTCGATCTTGTTTGGCCATCACCAGCTTTATTCAGCCAATCAGAAAGTGGGTGCTGACCCGACATCCCCGGATGATTATGCAAGGCCGGGGGTGAATATCGCACTGTGGCAAGCGATGGGCCCCTATTTCGATAAAGTGGCAGCGTGGTTCTGGGGCCATGAGCATAATCTTTGTATATTTGAGGATGACTATCGCCCCGAAGGCCGCCCTGCGCCATCTGAAGCGCCGGATGATCCGTGGAAAACGCTGCACAAGGGGCGATGCATCGGTCATTCTGCAATCCCGGTCGCAGAAAAAGAAACCCCCTATAAGGCAAACAACCCGGTTCCGTTGATCCCTGATACTCAGCTCGCCATGACTGGCGGTTGGTACAATCGGGGGTATCAAATTCTGAAACTGAATGGCGCGGGCAAGGCCGCGCATTGCAGTTATTACCAGATCAACGGCGCCGATCCCAAACCCATCAAAATTTATTCAGAAAACATCTCATAA
- a CDS encoding branched-chain amino acid ABC transporter permease, with amino-acid sequence MKNITLFAIVAGLIVITGFINSWNTALLILNMGLISAIMALGVNLQWGFAGLFNVGIMGFVALGGLATVLISMAPVEEAWSAGGTRVILGLVLGAITVSLAAYLFNSLPKGRNRTVAVLVTLIGGFFLYRAVFDGGVEAVESVNPAATGYLGGLGLPVLLAWPAGGVLAAAAAWVIGKTALGLRSDYLAIATLGIAEIVIAVIKNEDWLARGVKNVIGLPRPVPYEIDLQNTADFVDRAQALGINPVTGSTLFVKLNYSVLFLVVLIILLWMAQRALNSPWGRMMRAIRDNEVAAEAMGKDVTRRHLQIFVLGSAICGIAGAMMTTLDGQLTPGTYQPLRYTFLIWVMVIVGGSGNNFGAVLGGFLIWFLWVQVEPIGYFLMSLITMGMAEDNALRLHLIDSVAHMRLLTMGLILLLVLRFSPRGLIPEK; translated from the coding sequence ATGAAAAACATAACGCTTTTCGCAATAGTTGCGGGTTTAATTGTAATCACAGGGTTCATTAACAGCTGGAATACGGCTCTACTTATTTTGAACATGGGGTTAATCAGTGCAATCATGGCTTTAGGCGTTAATCTCCAATGGGGATTTGCAGGCCTCTTTAATGTTGGCATTATGGGTTTTGTTGCGCTCGGCGGTCTCGCCACTGTTCTTATCTCTATGGCACCTGTTGAAGAAGCGTGGTCTGCCGGTGGTACAAGGGTGATTTTGGGACTTGTTCTTGGCGCAATAACTGTCAGCCTCGCTGCCTATCTGTTTAATTCTTTGCCAAAGGGACGCAATAGAACTGTCGCTGTTTTAGTCACTCTTATCGGCGGCTTCTTTTTGTACAGGGCTGTTTTTGACGGCGGTGTCGAAGCCGTAGAATCGGTGAACCCTGCTGCTACGGGTTATCTTGGCGGACTTGGCCTGCCAGTACTATTAGCTTGGCCTGCCGGTGGCGTATTGGCGGCTGCAGCAGCTTGGGTGATTGGAAAAACCGCATTGGGGCTTCGCTCAGATTATCTTGCTATTGCCACTTTGGGGATAGCCGAGATTGTAATTGCTGTGATTAAAAATGAAGATTGGCTCGCGCGCGGAGTTAAAAATGTCATTGGTTTGCCGCGGCCTGTTCCTTATGAAATTGACCTTCAGAACACTGCCGACTTTGTTGATCGGGCACAAGCCCTCGGTATTAATCCGGTCACTGGCTCTACGCTTTTTGTAAAGCTTAATTACTCTGTCCTCTTTTTGGTGGTGTTGATTATCCTTCTCTGGATGGCGCAAAGAGCCTTAAACAGCCCCTGGGGCCGCATGATGAGAGCAATAAGGGATAACGAAGTTGCCGCTGAAGCAATGGGTAAAGATGTAACCCGGCGCCATTTACAGATTTTTGTTTTAGGATCCGCAATTTGCGGGATTGCCGGCGCCATGATGACGACTCTGGACGGCCAACTAACCCCAGGCACTTATCAACCTCTCAGATATACGTTTCTGATTTGGGTGATGGTTATCGTTGGCGGCTCGGGGAATAATTTTGGCGCTGTTCTTGGGGGCTTTCTGATCTGGTTCCTATGGGTTCAAGTGGAACCTATCGGATATTTCCTGATGAGTTTGATCACAATGGGTATGGCCGAGGATAACGCATTGCGACTGCATCTTATAGACAGTGTGGCACATATGCGGCTTTTGACTATGGGTTTAATTTTACTTTTGGTCCTTAGGTTTTCTCCACGCGGGTTAATCCCTGAAAAGTAG
- a CDS encoding branched-chain amino acid ABC transporter permease — MDFLNAFIVLANFVLVPAIAYGSQLALGALGVTMIYGILRFSNFAHGDTMAFGAMVTILVTWWMQSVGISFGPLPTALLALPFGLLGCAALVLFTDRVVYRFYRVKKAKPVILVIVSMGVMFIMNGLVRFIIGPNDQRFADGERFIISVREFKQLTGLREGLAIKTTQGLTVVTAVIVVVLLFWFLNKTRTGKSMRAYSDNEDLALLSGINPERVVMVTWIIVAALATIAGVLYGLDKTFKPFTYFQLLLPIFASAIVGGLGNPLGAIAGGFVIAFSEVTITYAWKKVLKYALPEHLEPSSLVQLLSTDYKFAVSFVILVIVLLFRPTGLFKGKAF, encoded by the coding sequence ATGGACTTCTTAAATGCTTTTATAGTTCTTGCAAATTTTGTTTTGGTGCCTGCAATTGCCTATGGCAGCCAGTTGGCGTTAGGCGCTTTAGGCGTAACAATGATTTACGGGATTTTGCGCTTTTCCAACTTTGCTCACGGGGATACCATGGCATTCGGGGCCATGGTGACCATTTTAGTCACCTGGTGGATGCAATCAGTTGGAATATCATTTGGCCCTTTGCCAACCGCACTCTTAGCATTGCCATTCGGGCTTTTGGGTTGCGCAGCACTCGTTCTTTTTACCGATAGAGTTGTTTATAGATTCTACCGTGTAAAAAAAGCAAAGCCAGTTATATTGGTGATTGTGTCGATGGGCGTTATGTTCATAATGAATGGGCTTGTACGCTTTATAATAGGCCCCAATGACCAACGGTTTGCTGACGGTGAGCGGTTCATAATATCTGTAAGAGAGTTCAAACAACTCACTGGTTTGCGCGAAGGCCTAGCAATAAAAACAACACAAGGCCTTACGGTTGTAACAGCCGTTATTGTGGTGGTTTTACTATTTTGGTTTCTCAACAAAACCCGTACCGGAAAATCTATGCGCGCCTACTCTGATAATGAAGATTTAGCTTTGCTGTCAGGCATAAATCCAGAGCGCGTTGTGATGGTTACATGGATAATTGTTGCTGCCCTGGCTACGATCGCAGGGGTTCTGTATGGCCTTGATAAAACTTTTAAACCTTTCACCTATTTTCAGCTGCTGCTTCCAATATTCGCCTCAGCGATAGTAGGAGGCTTGGGCAATCCACTAGGCGCTATTGCAGGTGGCTTTGTGATCGCTTTTTCTGAAGTCACCATAACCTATGCATGGAAGAAAGTCCTCAAGTATGCACTTCCTGAACATCTGGAACCAAGCAGTTTGGTGCAACTTTTAAGTACGGATTACAAATTTGCCGTGAGCTTTGTAATTTTGGTGATCGTATTATTGTTTCGGCCAACGGGACTTTTCAAAGGAAAGGCGTTCTAA